Proteins from a single region of Drosophila biarmipes strain raj3 chromosome 3R, RU_DBia_V1.1, whole genome shotgun sequence:
- the LOC108030964 gene encoding uncharacterized protein LOC108030964 isoform X1 — translation MPATSVILLSFFVSAIVAIDFPEHNCPEYFTYGIEGNGSYIGVFTANKAGLNVLNFKAVFEWTKLSLPQVSGMMPFPNYKEAIAGINKGLRGQTFVRFININNVNKLPTLTKFYLNDELLCNAALKTFRKHSGLKISTRLSTQENIRRVGNTRPKMHPTLPLINPREFI, via the exons ATGCCTGCCACGTCGGTGATTTTGCTGAGCTTCTTCGTAAGTGCCATCGTGGCCATAGATTTTCCAGAACACAATTGCCCCGAATATTTCACATATGGCATTGAAGGAAACGGAAGTTATATAGGCGTTTTCACGGCAAACAAGGCCGGCCTCAATGTATTGAATTTCAAAGCGGTGTTTGAGTGGACAAAA CTCAGTCTTCCGCAAGTATCGGGTATGATGCCGTTTCCCAACTACAAAGAAGCCATCGCAGGTATTAACAAGGGACTTCGTGGCCAGACTTTTGTTCGATTCATTAACATTAACAATGTTAATAAGCTGCCTACACTTACTAAATTCTACCTTAATGATGAGTTACTTTGCAACGCAGCGCTAA AAACATTTCGCAAACATTCTGGACTAAAAATTTCCACTAGATTATCCACCCAAGAGAATATTAGAAGAGTAGGAAATACTCGCCCAAAAATGCATCCAACTTTACCGTTAATAAATCCCAGAGAGTTCATATGA
- the LOC108030965 gene encoding uncharacterized protein LOC108030965, with translation MEDFLGEEEVVLPPKRGIEKMRRAELIAELRRERRRTEAMVKRRDEIKAALLRCNMELTDARHLSVELSSERNALLQTLQREVSKNEVLSQQVLEQDQSKNVIVQSVLQDNEAKEAHFNFEIGEIASQRDDFRQEMQKLKEELGKIHEENSCSICLTPWEAAGPHRIVSLKCGHLFGDCCIRQHLVQRSDCGICKQPVSDLDLRYLFGLPVLVVGQRAPEAHIDHS, from the coding sequence ATGGAGGACTTTTTGGGagaggaggaggtggtgctGCCGCCAAAGCGTGGAATTGAGAAGATGAGACGTGCAGAGCTAATCGCTGAACTGCGCCGGGAGCGAAGGCGTACCGAGGCGATGGTCAAGCGGCGGGACGAGATTAAAGCTGCCCTGCTGCGGTGTAATATGGAGCTGACTGATGCCAGACATCTTTCGGTGGAATTGAGCAGCGAGAGGAATGCCCTGCTGCAGACGCTGCAACGGGAGGTGTCCAAAAACGAGGTGCTGAGCCAACAAGTCCTGGAGCAGGATCAATCAAAGAACGTCATCGTGCAGAGCGTCCTGCAGGATAACGAAGCCAAGGAGGCGCACTTCAACTTTGAGATCGGTGAGATTGCCAGCCAGCGCGATGATTTTCGCCAGGAAATGCAAAAGCTGAAAGAAGAGCTAGGGAAGATCCACGAGGAGAACAGCTGTTCGATTTGCCTCACGCCCTGGGAAGCCGCCGGCCCCCATCGCATCGTGTCCCTGAAGTGCGGCCATCTCTTCGGTGACTGCTGCATCCGCCAGCACCTGGTCCAAAGGAGCGACTGCGGCATCTGCAAGCAGCCAGTGAGTGATCTGGATCTCCGCTATCTCTTTGGCTTACCCGTCCTGGTGGTTGGCCAGCGTGCTCCTGAAGCGCACATCGATCACTCCTAG
- the LOC108031939 gene encoding opsin Rh3, translating into MESANVSSSLFFGVSNVSTALRPEARLSAESRLLGWNVPPDELRHIPEHWLTYPEPPESMNYLLGTLYIFFTLMSMLGNGLVIWVFSAAKSLRTPSNILVINLAFCDFMMMIKTPIFIYNSFHQGYALGHLGCQIFGVIGSYTGIGASATNAFIAYDRYNVITRPMEGKMTHGKAIAMIIFIYMYATPWVVACYTETWGRFVPEGYLTSCTFDYLTDNFDTRLFVGCIFFFSFVCPTTMIAYYYSQIVGHVFSHEKALRDQAKKMNVESLRSNVDKSKETAEIRIAKAAITICFLFFCSWTPYGVMSLIGAFGDKTLLTPGATMIPACACKMVACIDPFVYAISHPRYRMELQKRCPWLALNEKAPESSAVASTSTTQEPQQTTAA; encoded by the coding sequence ATGGAGTCCGCTAACGTGTCGTCGAGCCTCTTTTTTGGCGTGTCCAACGTGTCCACCGCGCTGCGGCCGGAGGCGCGGCTCTCCGCCGAGTCCCGTCTGCTGGGCTGGAATGTTCCGCCGGACGAGCTGCGTCACATCCCCGAGCACTGGCTCACGTATCCGGAGCCGCCCGAGTCGATGAACTATCTGCTGGGAACCCTCTACATCTTCTTCACGCTGATGTCGATGCTGGGCAACGGACTGGTGATCTGGGTCTTCTCGGCAGCCAAATCGCTACGCACTCCCTCGAACATATTGGTCATCAACCTGGCCTTCTGCGACTTCATGATGATGATAAAGACTCCGATCTTCATCTACAACAGCTTCCACCAGGGCTACGCCCTCGGCCACCTGGGCTGCCAGATCTTTGGGGTCATTGGCTCATACACGGGCATTGGTGCCAGCGCCACGAATGCCTTCATAGCCTACGACCGCTATAATGTGATCACTCGACCCATGGAGGGCAAGATGACGCACGGCAAGGCGATTGCCATGATAATATTCATCTACATGTACGCCACCCCCTGGGTGGTGGCCTGCTACACGGAAACCTGGGGTCGTTTCGTGCCCGAGGGCTATCTGACCTCCTGCACCTTTGACTACCTGACCGACAACTTCGACACCCGCCTCTTTGTGGGCTGCATCTTCTTCTTCAGCTTCGTGTGCCCCACCACCATGATCGCCTACTACTACTCCCAGATTGTGGGTCATGTGTTTAGCCACGAGAAGGCTTTGAGGGATCAGGCCAAGAAGATGAATGTGGAATCACTGCGCTCGAATGTGGACAAGAGCAAGGAGACGGCTGAAATCAGGATAGCCAAGGCGGCCATCACCATCTGCTTCCTGTTCTTCTGCTCCTGGACGCCATACGGAGTGATGTCGCTCATCGGCGCGTTTGGGGATAAGACCCTGCTCACGCCCGGCGCCACCATGATCCCCGCCTGCGCCTGCAAAATGGTGGCCTGCATCGATCCCTTTGTGTACGCCATAAGTCATCCCAGATACCGCATGGAGCTGCAGAAGCGGTGCCCCTGGCTGGCGCTCAACGAGAAGGCGCCGGAGTCGTCGGCTGTGGCCtccaccagcaccacccagGAACCGCAGCAGACCACGGCCGCCTAA